The stretch of DNA GGAGATGACGACCGCCGTCATGACGAACGTAATCCCTTCGCCGATGCTGTGCGCCGCGCTCCATAATCCGTATCGCGTTCCGCATTCGCGGTTGCTGAACCATTGAGACATGACGACCACGCTGGGCGCGCAGCCCATCGATTGGAACCAACCGTTTAAAAACCACAATACGACAAAGACGATGAATACGTCGGAGAAGCCGAAGAAAATGTTAATAATAGCGGATAGCAGCAAACCGGTCGTCATGAACTTGCGCATGTTGCAGTGATCGGCGATAAAGCCGTTGATCAGTTTGCCGAAAGCGTAACTGAGCCATATAGCGGTTCCAATCTTGCCCAATTGCGCGGCGTCGAGAATGCCGCTATCGATTAAAGGCTTTTTAGCGACGCTGATGCTTAGGCGGGCGACGTAATAAAAACTATAACCGATAATAATAGCAAGAAAGACCTGCCACCGCTTGCGTTCGAAAATTTTACGAATTTGATTTTGATCTTCCAGCAGAGGCTTATCGGGGCCTGTCCGGTAAAAATGGGCGACGTAGTTAAATAGATTCATTCCGCCTTGGCTCCATCATCGCAGATCGTTCTTCCAGCTATTTGATCGGCGTCCAATTATACAACCCTTAATTCGCTTACGATTCAGGTTTTCAAAGTATCAGAACCTTCGGGAAATGGCAAGAAATAGGTTGAGAAAAAATGGGGGGTGGGAATATCATAGTAAAAATGAGAAGCGGCGGCGAAAAAAAATTTTTTTTCGCCGCCGTTGGGATTTCAATCTATTTATATCGTATTTTTTATAAAGCCCGCATAAAAGCGACGATATCCTTCTTTTCCTGATCGCTTAGTTTCAACTGTTGGATGATATTGAAAAATTCCACCGTGTCTTCCAACGTCATCAGCCGTCCGTCGTGCATATAGGGCGGCGAATCTTTGATTCCGCGCAGCGGGAATGTTTTGATGGGGCCGTCGGAAGAAGCCATTCTGCCGTTAATCAAGCGCGGCTTATAGAAGCGCTCGGTCTTGAGATTGTGCATAAGGTTGTCTGTGTAATACGGCGCGGGATGGCAAATGGCGCACTTGGCTTTTCCGAAGAACAGTTCCTGTCCGTTCATCTCGGATTTCGTCGCTTGGCTTGGATCGAGTTTGCCGAAGATATCAAGTTTCGGCGCGGGGGGGAAATCCAATAGAGCCAGAAATTCCGCCATGAAATGAACCTGGCTGCCTCGTTCGAGAACATTGACTCCCTTTTTCGTGGCAATGACGGGATCTCCATCGAAATAGGCGGCCCGCTGTTCGAACTCCGCGAAATCCTCGACCGTCTTCAAAGCGCGCTGCGAACCGAAGAGGCGCTGAATGTTTACGCCCCGCAAGGTGGGCGTATCGAGGCGGTGGCGAAATTCTTGGGGACGAATGTCGCCGACCAGGTGCGTCGTTCCGTTCGAGTGGCCGTTCACGTGGCAATCGAAGCAGGTAACGCCTCGGCTGGGACGTTCGGAACGGCGGTCGTCCGTCATGTTGAACTGCTGTTGCGCCGTGGGCAGCAATAAGAGGCGCAGACCTTCCAATTGCTTAGGATTCAATATGCCGTTGAATAGTTCGAAATAATTGTCGATAGACAAAACTTTTCCTTGCGAAACGTCGCCCAAATCCGGCCGCGTCGTCAGGTAGATGGCGGGAGGAAAATCCGGCAAAAATTGATCGGGAATATCGAAATCCAAATCGTATCGAGTCAGGTCGCGCTGTTCCTGTTTAAGCATTTCTTCGATATGAAATTTCGGAAAGACCATGCCGCCTTCGGGATGATTGGGATGGGGAAGCGGCAGGAATCCTTGAGGAAACAGTTCCTTATCCCGAATCTCGTCCGGACTCATGGAAGCCAGCTTTTTCCAGGTCATTCCCTCAGGAAGATTTACCCGTACGCCGGTCTGGATAGGTTTTCCCCGCGACATGGTCAAGCCGTCTTCCGTCTGGTCGCTCAGGTCGTAGCGTTCGTGGAGCAAATCCAATTGCCGTTTCATAATTTCCGGCTTCGCCGCTTTCATCCGGCTTATGACGGATTGAATATCTTCTTTCATCACCACCGGCGAATAGCTGGTTTTGGGGGCGTCATTCGCTAAGGTCCAATTCGCGATTCCTAACGATAGAGCTAACAGGCCTATAGCAAGAGAAAAAAGCAGAACGCGATTTTTTTTCATGAGTATTCATCCTTTCTCAGTTTTTTCTTTTAAGCGACTCTCTTGTCGTGATGGACGCATTCCCAAATACTTTCTCTCTCCCTCCTTTCTTTCGAGGATTGACGCGCAGCGCATCGATGCAATAATAATTCCTATCAAATAATTATTCTTATTTCTATTGCGCATTCTCCCCCTTCTTGCTTTCGAGGTAGAAAATAAGATCGGAGAATTACATAAGATGAAATCCTATTTAAGAATTATTCTTATTAAGAATACTAAAAAAAACGGATTTTGTAAAGAGGGAATTTCAGGAATAGGTTACTTTTTCGCCGTTTTCAGGCAGTCGCGGCAGATTCCCCATAACTCCACCGTTTTCGATTGGATGACGCCGTATTCTTCCGTTTCCTGGGGAAGATGGAATCGATCGAAATCCGGCCAGTAAAAATCGCAGACCTTTTTGCATTGGACGCAGATGAAATGGTGATGAGTGTTCGTATTGGGATCGAAGCGGCTGCGGTCGTCCAAAGGATGGACGCGGGATATGATTTTGCATTGTTCGAAGAGGGCGAGCGTACGATAGACCGTATCCAGAGAAATCGTCGGGATTCGAATCTTGACGCGATTATAGATATCCTCCGCCGAGGGATGATCGGCGGCGGGGGCGATCTCGCGGAAAATTTCCAATCGTTGATGCGTAACTTTAATTCCGCAATTTCGGCAGGAGGCGGCGAACTTTTCCAATTGTTCTTTCGGAAGGCGGATTCGCGATTTTTTCAAAATAGCATCGTCTTTCATGCCGCAGAAAAAGAATTAGGAAATCTATGCGGGCGTTTATTTCTTTCGATTGTACTTTTTAAAGATAGGCTAATCCACTGTTCATGGGTAGTCTAATCTTTATTTTATCCAGAAAAATCGGATTCGGAAAATCATAGAGAGAATTTTACTTTGCCGTTCGTCTTGCCTTGTTCGTCCGTTACGCGAAAATAGAATCCCCAATCTTTTTCCTCATTGCATATTTTAAGAAGCACGGGAGTGGTTCCCGCTTTTAATGTAACCGGAATCGCCCAATTATCGAGTATCGCCAAACTGTCGGGCGGCTTTACGAAAACAAGATCGCCGCCGATCCACATTTTCATCGCATCGTTGACGCCTACGCGAATCTGGACGGAAGTTTCAGCGTCAACGGTAAGATAGCCAAGGGCATAGGCGCATACCCATTGATTGGTTTTGAAATGCGATTTCAAATCGACGGCGCCGCAGAGATCATCGCAGTTCCAAATTTCCCAGGCGGCCTCTCCATCCGCTCCCACCACCTTTGCTTTCAAATCGATCTCCTTTTCGGGTGGATAAACGGCGTCGAATCCTTTTCCTTCTTTATTTTCGAAGGGGCCGATAAGATTCCACTCCGTTTGCACGCCGAATAAGGAACGGATATCGGGATCCGCTTCGCCCCGCCAACGTTCGATTTGCAGACGCTGGATGGTTTGCGAAATGAAATCGTCCGAAGCTCGTTGTTTGTCTCTCTGTTCCACTTGAATCGTGCGAAATTGAAAATTGGGACCCGCCAGACAAAGAAGCGCAGAGATTCCCAACCGATCCGTCCTATCGCTAACGTCTCCCTCCCGGATGCGCAAGGCATTCTTCAACAAAAGATCGTCATCGGGAATAAGCCGTTGCCGCAAAACTTGGATATATTCATTGAGATTGGGGACGTAGGCGATCTTGTATTGGTTCGAATCGGGCTGGCTGGCGAGTTGGGCGTTATTATCCGGCAGATAATCGACGGCGTGCGGATAAATCCAGATATAACGCCTTCCCGCCGCCAATAGCCCGGCAAATTGGGAGCGGAACTCGTCGGGAGTGAATTGGGCCGCTTGCAGTTCCGGACGTTGGGAGGGAACCTCTTTGCCTATTGGCCAGCCAGCGGGACCTACCGAACAGCGGCGGCGCCAGTAGTCCCAGGCTTTAGGGGAAACAAGGCGCTTAATCTGTCGATGCAACGTTTGCGCGTGCAGCAGGATGCTGTTGGGATTGTCTCGCAGATAAGTCCATTCCGTAAAAAGATGGACGCCGCCGGAAGCGTCGCGCCGCGCCGCCTCTTCGATCCATGCTTTCAGAATATCGACGATGATTTCATGATCCCCGCCGGGGAAAGTGATAAATTCCATATCGGGAAAAGCATCGAGCATGTCCGACATAGAATCCCGCATTCTCTGCCGAACCTTTTCG from Candidatus Omnitrophota bacterium encodes:
- a CDS encoding cytochrome B6, producing MKKNRVLLFSLAIGLLALSLGIANWTLANDAPKTSYSPVVMKEDIQSVISRMKAAKPEIMKRQLDLLHERYDLSDQTEDGLTMSRGKPIQTGVRVNLPEGMTWKKLASMSPDEIRDKELFPQGFLPLPHPNHPEGGMVFPKFHIEEMLKQEQRDLTRYDLDFDIPDQFLPDFPPAIYLTTRPDLGDVSQGKVLSIDNYFELFNGILNPKQLEGLRLLLLPTAQQQFNMTDDRRSERPSRGVTCFDCHVNGHSNGTTHLVGDIRPQEFRHRLDTPTLRGVNIQRLFGSQRALKTVEDFAEFEQRAAYFDGDPVIATKKGVNVLERGSQVHFMAEFLALLDFPPAPKLDIFGKLDPSQATKSEMNGQELFFGKAKCAICHPAPYYTDNLMHNLKTERFYKPRLINGRMASSDGPIKTFPLRGIKDSPPYMHDGRLMTLEDTVEFFNIIQQLKLSDQEKKDIVAFMRAL
- a CDS encoding transcriptional repressor, with amino-acid sequence MKKSRIRLPKEQLEKFAASCRNCGIKVTHQRLEIFREIAPAADHPSAEDIYNRVKIRIPTISLDTVYRTLALFEQCKIISRVHPLDDRSRFDPNTNTHHHFICVQCKKVCDFYWPDFDRFHLPQETEEYGVIQSKTVELWGICRDCLKTAKK